One Anastrepha obliqua isolate idAnaObli1 chromosome 6, idAnaObli1_1.0, whole genome shotgun sequence DNA window includes the following coding sequences:
- the LOC129249989 gene encoding probable fatty acid-binding protein: MAVWEGKKYKLEKSENFDEYMKELGVGMVLRKMGNSISPTVELKKDGDNYSFTTTSTFKTTTDNFKLGEEFDEETLHGRKVKSVFTLDGNKLVQEQKGDKPSIIIREFTNSELVTTLTLNDVKSVRVYKAV; encoded by the coding sequence ATGGCTgtctgggaaggaaagaaatacaaattagaAAAGAGTGAAAACTTCGACGAATACATGAAGGAATTGGGTGTCGGTATGGTTCTACGCAAAATGGGTAACAGTATCAGCCCCACCGTTGAACTGAAGAAAGATGGTGATAATTACTCTTTCACCACTACCTCAACCTTCAAGACAACCACGGACAACTTCAAGCTGGGCGAGGAATTCGATGAAGAGACACTTCATGGTCGCAAAGTGAAGAGCGTCTTCACTCTGGATGGCAacaaattggtgcaagaacAGAAGGGTGACAAACCATCGATCATTATTCGTGAATTCACTAACTCCGAGCTAGTGACTACTCTCACCCTCAACGACGTGAAGTCCGTCAGAGTCTACAAGGCTGTATAA
- the LOC129250775 gene encoding uncharacterized protein LOC129250775, with protein sequence MGNLQRLIIQIMDAHPEFDNIDITRNIGIKDLNNIEMTSQEATWYLLREPMSKSSTAIAKNEQAGIAHERDAEDRVKYEAAIREYEATSAAKSNQPQQQPQQQPKLARSSAKRNRSQVVSGRVAKRSKYSSTQGAGGPSTSAAGAASRAAYSEVARDHLQVALVDAKTNSGRAVLPLWDAIEGRLSGMVVRHLMDKKGPAPLFDSGEICRGCRVIKCANQYSKEFLEKSLATVSNAWEGLSLKLIPASEIPRRPRARIWLPKMELDSSEIVPCLKLQNPEVPMDDWSVIKVEEPQQHSSAILLLINNESLEALEKQQFKLRFGLRLAKVKVFPASVALDDDLEKQGDDAKKLLDDLQLSGTDADSELGEQS encoded by the exons ATGGGCAATCTACAACGTTTAATCATTCAAATTATGGACGCACATCCTGAATTCGATAATATCGATATAACACGTAATATTGGCATCAAGGATCTTAACAATATTGAAATGACTAGTCAAGAGGCTACCTGGTACCTTTTGCGAGAGCCAATGTCTAAAAGCTCCACTGCC ATTGCCAAGAATGAACAAGCCGGTATAGCGCACGAGCGGGACGCTGAGGACCGTGTGAAGTACGAGGCCGCGATCAGAGAGTACGAGGCCACGTCCGCAGCAAAATCAAACCAGccgcaacaacaaccacaacaacagccaaAACTGGcacggagctcggctaaacgtaACCGCTCACAGGTTGTGAGTGGACGTGTGGCCAAAAGGAGCAAATACTCCTCAACCCAGGGGGCTGGGGGCCCTTCAACCAGTGCGGCAGGCGCGGCCTCGAGGGCGGCTTACAGTGAGGTGGCCAGAGATCACCTCCAAGTTGCCCTCGTGGACGCAAAAACCAACAGTGGAAGAGCGGTGTTACCCCTTTGGGATGCCATTGAGGGACGGCTATCGGGTATGGTCGTCAGACACCTCATGGATAAAAAAGGGCCAGCACCTCTCTTCGACTCGGGTGAAATCTGTCGAGGCTGCAGGGTGATAAAATGTGCCAATCAATACTCGAAGGAGTTTCTGGAGAAGAGCCTTGCTACGGTTAGCAACGCCTGGGAAGGGCTTTCGCTAAAGCTCATCCCTGCCTCAGAAATTCCCAGGCGACCACGAGCCAGAATCTGGTTGCCGAAAATGGAGCTGGACAGTTCGGAAATTGTCCCGTGTCTCAAGCTTCAGAATCCTGAGGTTCCTATGGATGACTGGTCTGTCATCAAAGTAGAAGAACCTCAGCAGCATAGCTCAGCCATATTACTGCTGATAAACAACGAGTCGCTGGAGGCACTCGAAAAACAGCAGTTCAAACTTCGCTTCGGCCTTAGGTTGGCCAAAGTGAAGGTCTTCCCCGCCTCTGTCGCCCTGGACGATGACCTGGAGAAGCAGGGGGATGACGCCAAGAAGCTGCTCGACGATCTGCAGCTGTCTGGGACGGACGCAGATTCTGAACTGGGGGAGCAGTCGTAA
- the LOC129250776 gene encoding uncharacterized protein LOC129250776: MAPQTPRRKSTSSVNTIRRSSPTLSICSLSTTRTMSPLSDEKTLRALAIRSRRFRATLSPIQEEKDSRIHRTARPTISSITRHKYNAHRNVACGICKKDHRLVTCSKYIAMNIKQKFEAVTKHKYCINYLARSHRTKDCTSERRCSTCNGKHHSTLHGYPRLYTHVAKTKGDRKVETHRFTSNTGPPSLLAKQTLIPTAFIRIKHYDKWHKVKALINPTQKLSTISSELVRRLRLPITYLNEYRICHLKIGSLTAEQLRLEAHILISKDLPTRPYEQDISDEIRKRFDHLVLADPSFNRKDHVMIALGADIYQRIIKSGIFHPDNGTIAAQNTGIGWTLTGTIN, encoded by the exons ATGGCCCCCCAAACTCCCAGAAGGAAAAGCACTTCATCGGTCAACACCATTCGCCGAAGCAGCCCAACGTTGAGCATCTGCTCCCTCAGCACAACCCGCACTATGTCACCACTCTCGGACGAAAAGACTCTAAGAGCTTTAGCAATTCGCTCCCGACGATTCCGTGCGACTCTTTCTCCCATCCAAGAAGAGAAAGATAGTCGCATCCACCGCACAGCACGTCCCACCATATCTAGCATTACCCGACATAAATACAATGCACACCGAAACGTTGCATGTGGGATATGCAAGAAAGATCACCGACTGGTGACATGCT caaaGTACATAGCCATGAACATCAAGCAAAAGTTTGAGGCAGTAACGAAACACAAATATTGCATTAATTACTTGGCCAGATCGCACCGGACAAAGGATTGCACGAGTGAGAGGAGGTGTTCCACATGCAATGGAAAGCATCATTCCACCCTGCATGGGTACCCAAGATTATATACTCACGTCGCGAAAACGAAGGGAGACCGAAAGGTCGAAACCCATCGCTTTACCTCAAATACAGGACCCCCTTCATTACTGGCCAAGCAGACCCTAATACCAACGGCATTCATCCGCATAAAACACTATGACAAATGGCATAAGGTCAAAGCCCTGATAAATCCGACCCAAAAATTAAGCACCATCAGCTCAGAATTAGTGAGAAGATTGAGGTTGCCGATAACATATTTGAATGAATATCGTATCTGCCATCTCAAAATCGGATCGTTAACCGCCGAGCAGTTGCGACTTGAAGCTCACATCTTAATCTCGAAAGATTTACCCACACGACCCTATGAGCAGGACATAAGTGACGAGATTCGAAAACGTTTCGATCACTTAGTCCTCGCTGACCCTTCTTTCAACAGAAAAGACCACGTAATGATAGCACTTGGAGCGGATATATACCAACGTATCATAAAATCCGGCATATTCCACCCCGACAATGGCACTATTGCCGCCCAAAACACTGGGATTGGATGGACTTTAACTGGAACCATAAACTAG